Proteins encoded within one genomic window of Flavobacterium sp. NG2:
- the bioA gene encoding adenosylmethionine--8-amino-7-oxononanoate transaminase yields MTLAARNLKHNWHPYTQHKTSRTPIAIARGEGALLWDEDGKEYIDAIASWWVNPFGHANRFIADAIYKQLTTLEHVLFGGFTHEPAVVLSEKLIEILPNNQQKLFYSDNGSTSVEIAIKVSMQYFFNQGIKKTKIIAFEDAFHGDTFGAMAASGISFFTEAFKDSLIEVVRIPVPTAGNEAKSIEALEKLAATNECAAFIFEPLVQGAAGMVMYAPEILDQLMAICKANEVFTIADEVMTGFGKTGRNFACDYLEQQPDMMCISKALTGGTIPMAITSFTQEIFDCFYDDDINKALFHGHTFTANPTGCAAALASLELLQSEEMQENLKRVHANHLVFEAKMKQHHKVKTTRVLGVILAIEIKTDSQESYYGSMRNLLYDFFIENGVILRPVGNIVYVLPPYVMTDQQLNKVYHVIENALEII; encoded by the coding sequence ATGACTTTAGCAGCACGAAATTTAAAACACAATTGGCATCCTTATACACAACATAAAACTTCGCGAACGCCTATTGCGATTGCTCGTGGAGAAGGCGCGTTATTGTGGGACGAGGATGGAAAAGAATATATTGATGCGATTGCATCCTGGTGGGTAAATCCTTTTGGACACGCCAACCGCTTTATTGCTGACGCGATTTACAAACAATTGACCACACTTGAACATGTGCTTTTTGGTGGATTTACCCACGAACCAGCAGTGGTGCTTTCGGAAAAACTCATCGAAATATTGCCTAATAATCAGCAGAAACTTTTTTACTCTGACAACGGTTCAACCTCGGTAGAGATTGCAATCAAAGTAAGCATGCAATATTTTTTTAACCAAGGAATCAAGAAAACCAAAATCATTGCTTTTGAAGATGCCTTTCATGGGGATACTTTTGGAGCGATGGCGGCCAGTGGAATTTCGTTTTTTACGGAAGCGTTTAAAGATTCGTTGATTGAAGTGGTTCGGATTCCGGTACCTACGGCTGGAAATGAAGCCAAAAGTATTGAAGCTTTAGAAAAATTAGCGGCAACGAATGAATGTGCGGCTTTTATTTTTGAACCTTTAGTGCAAGGTGCTGCGGGAATGGTGATGTATGCTCCTGAAATCCTAGACCAATTGATGGCGATTTGTAAAGCTAATGAAGTATTTACAATTGCAGATGAAGTGATGACGGGTTTTGGAAAAACGGGACGTAATTTTGCTTGTGACTATTTGGAACAACAACCGGATATGATGTGTATATCGAAAGCTTTGACAGGCGGAACCATCCCGATGGCGATTACGAGTTTTACACAAGAGATTTTTGATTGTTTTTACGATGATGACATCAACAAAGCCTTGTTTCACGGACATACTTTTACAGCGAATCCTACGGGTTGTGCTGCGGCACTGGCGAGTTTGGAATTACTCCAATCTGAAGAAATGCAGGAGAATTTGAAACGAGTGCACGCCAATCATTTGGTTTTTGAAGCCAAAATGAAACAGCATCACAAAGTCAAAACGACTCGGGTTCTGGGTGTGATTTTGGCAATCGAAATCAAAACGGACAGTCAAGAAAGTTATTACGGATCGATGCGTAACTTGTTATATGATTTCTTTATTGAAAACGGTGTGATACTGCGACCGGTTGGGAATATTGTGTATGTTTTGCCTCCGTATGTGATGACTGATCAACAACTGAACAAAGTATATCACGTTATTGAAAATGCATTAGAAATCATTTAA
- the bioD gene encoding dethiobiotin synthase — protein MKLFITGISTDVGKTVASAIITEALEADYWKPVQAGDLENSDTHKVRSYVSNEKSVFHKNSYALNTPASPHLAAELDGITIDINQIKLPEYTNEHLVIEGAGGIFVPFNSTDMVIDLIQPDYKVVVVSRHYLGSINHTLLTIEALQNRKIEIAGIVFSGDENLATETIILNKTGVNYLGRIEQEPYFDKNVIKEYAERFREKLLGLQ, from the coding sequence ATGAAATTATTTATAACAGGAATATCTACTGATGTAGGCAAAACAGTTGCCTCTGCAATTATCACCGAAGCTCTCGAAGCTGATTATTGGAAACCCGTTCAGGCCGGCGATTTAGAAAACTCAGATACGCATAAAGTACGGTCGTATGTATCGAATGAGAAATCGGTTTTTCATAAGAACAGTTATGCTTTGAACACACCTGCAAGCCCACATTTGGCAGCAGAACTCGATGGAATCACCATTGATATCAACCAAATAAAATTACCAGAATACACTAACGAACACCTTGTTATTGAAGGCGCGGGCGGTATTTTCGTTCCTTTCAATTCTACGGACATGGTGATTGATTTGATTCAGCCGGATTATAAAGTGGTGGTAGTTTCTAGACATTATTTAGGAAGCATCAACCATACCTTATTGACTATTGAGGCTTTACAAAACAGAAAAATTGAGATTGCTGGAATTGTTTTTAGCGGAGATGAAAACCTAGCGACCGAAACGATTATTTTAAACAAAACAGGTGTTAACTACCTAGGTCGGATTGAGCAAGAACCTTATTTTGATAAAAATGTCATCAAGGAATATGCGGAACGTTTTAGAGAAAAGCTTTTGGGATTGCAATAA
- a CDS encoding pyridoxal phosphate-dependent aminotransferase family protein, protein MKRIPPQLVAKLEKRIQSNSLRQLGSTRSPIDFSSNDYIGFSKSQAIFDETHEYLLHHQWNQNGATGSRLISGNHPVYTVVENEIACFHQTESALVFNSGYDANVGFFSSVPQKGDFIFYDELCHASIRDGIQLSNAKAYKYTHNDFEDLERLIQRCQTELVEVYIVTESIFSMDGDTPNLEELTTLTEKYNCHLVIDEAHALGVFGDKGEGLVQYLELQDKVFARIMTFGKGLGCHGAAVLGTTDLKTYLVNFARSFIYTTGLSPHAVATIGIAYKNLETQSQSIEKLRNNITVFNQQKKLAGLQPMFVRSKSAIQCAIIPGNEKVKNIASQLQEKGFDVKAILSPTVPEGQERLRFCLHSYNTEEEITELLNTLGSLVFL, encoded by the coding sequence ATGAAAAGAATTCCGCCGCAACTTGTAGCCAAACTGGAAAAAAGAATACAATCCAACTCCTTAAGGCAATTAGGAAGCACACGCTCACCTATTGACTTTTCATCTAATGATTATATAGGATTCTCAAAATCACAAGCCATTTTCGATGAAACCCATGAATACTTACTCCACCATCAGTGGAATCAAAACGGTGCCACGGGTTCTCGATTAATTTCGGGAAACCACCCTGTTTACACTGTAGTCGAAAACGAAATTGCCTGTTTTCATCAAACAGAATCGGCTTTGGTTTTTAATTCAGGTTATGATGCCAATGTTGGTTTTTTTAGTTCCGTTCCTCAAAAAGGAGATTTTATTTTCTATGACGAACTTTGTCACGCTTCCATCCGCGACGGAATCCAATTATCAAATGCTAAAGCCTATAAATACACCCATAACGACTTTGAAGATTTAGAGCGACTCATACAACGATGTCAGACTGAGCTTGTCGAAGTCTATATTGTTACCGAAAGTATTTTCTCCATGGACGGCGACACACCAAACCTTGAAGAATTGACCACACTGACTGAAAAGTACAATTGTCATTTAGTAATAGACGAAGCCCATGCATTAGGCGTTTTTGGAGACAAAGGAGAAGGCTTAGTACAATATTTAGAACTACAAGACAAAGTATTTGCCCGCATCATGACTTTTGGAAAAGGTCTTGGTTGTCACGGAGCCGCAGTTTTAGGCACAACCGACTTGAAAACCTATCTAGTCAATTTTGCCCGTAGTTTTATCTATACCACAGGATTGAGCCCACATGCAGTTGCAACGATAGGAATAGCTTATAAAAACTTAGAAACGCAATCTCAGTCGATTGAGAAATTACGAAACAACATCACCGTTTTCAACCAACAAAAGAAGTTAGCAGGATTACAACCTATGTTTGTTCGTTCCAAATCGGCGATACAATGCGCTATCATTCCAGGAAACGAAAAAGTAAAAAACATAGCGAGTCAATTACAAGAAAAAGGTTTTGATGTAAAAGCCATACTTTCCCCTACCGTTCCCGAAGGACAAGAACGATTGCGGTTTTGCTTACATAGCTACAATACCGAAGAGGAAATAACGGAGCTATTGAATACATTAGGATCGTTGGTTTTTTTGTAG
- a CDS encoding 50S ribosomal protein L25/general stress protein Ctc has product MKSITIKGSERESVGKVATKALRNAGAVPCVLYGGDQPVHFSAEEKAFKSLIYTPNAHTVVIDLGNGKSFNAILQDIQVHPVSDKILHIDFFQIFDNKEITIEVPVKVTGKSKGVMAGGDLRMNNRKLKVRALPANLPDFVEADITPLDMGNKLYITKVPTPNFKIMHPDNTVICQVKISRAAMKAAQEAAKAAKAGPAKGKKK; this is encoded by the coding sequence ATGAAGTCGATTACAATTAAAGGATCAGAAAGAGAAAGCGTGGGCAAAGTTGCTACTAAAGCCTTACGTAATGCTGGAGCGGTTCCTTGCGTTTTATACGGAGGAGATCAACCAGTGCACTTTTCTGCAGAAGAAAAAGCATTCAAATCATTGATTTACACTCCAAACGCACACACAGTTGTGATCGATCTTGGAAATGGAAAATCTTTCAATGCAATTTTACAAGACATTCAGGTTCACCCAGTGTCTGACAAAATTTTACACATTGATTTCTTTCAAATCTTTGATAACAAAGAAATCACTATTGAAGTTCCAGTAAAAGTAACTGGAAAATCAAAAGGTGTTATGGCAGGTGGAGATTTACGTATGAACAACCGTAAATTAAAAGTAAGAGCGTTACCAGCAAATCTTCCAGATTTCGTTGAAGCTGACATTACTCCATTGGATATGGGTAACAAATTATACATTACTAAAGTTCCTACTCCAAACTTTAAAATCATGCACCCAGACAACACTGTTATCTGTCAAGTGAAGATTTCTCGTGCGGCTATGAAAGCGGCTCAAGAAGCTGCAAAAGCTGCAAAAGCAGGACCTGCAAAAGGAAAGAAAAAATAA
- a CDS encoding GxxExxY protein has protein sequence MSNLLHKALTDLILKVYFDVYNQLGYGFLEKVYQNAMYFELKSLGLKVEAQKPIKVYFKNQLVGEYYADLLVEDKVIVELKACELLMSAHIAQIMNYLKATEIEVGLVLNFGENPEFKRILYTNDRKINKKNP, from the coding sequence ATGTCAAACCTACTTCACAAAGCTTTAACTGACTTAATATTAAAAGTCTACTTTGACGTTTACAATCAATTAGGATATGGCTTTTTAGAAAAAGTGTATCAAAATGCTATGTATTTTGAATTAAAGTCACTTGGATTAAAAGTGGAAGCTCAAAAACCAATAAAAGTCTATTTCAAAAATCAACTAGTTGGTGAGTATTATGCTGATTTACTAGTAGAAGATAAAGTAATTGTAGAATTAAAAGCTTGCGAACTTTTGATGAGTGCTCATATTGCACAAATCATGAATTACCTAAAAGCAACAGAAATTGAGGTAGGTCTCGTTTTAAATTTTGGAGAAAATCCCGAATTCAAACGCATTCTATACACAAACGACAGAAAAATTAATAAAAAAAATCCGTGA